One genomic region from Pirellulales bacterium encodes:
- a CDS encoding class I fructose-bisphosphate aldolase, producing MASWIQELLGKDADGLLGHRCQTIAKDDLHLPGPDFVDRIFVPSDRNLRVLNNLARLFGTGRLGGSGYVSILPVDQGIEHSAGASFAVNPIYFDAESIVRLAVEGGCNGVASTFGVLGAVARKYAHKIPFIVKINHNELLTYPNKHDQILFGTVDRAVEMGAAAIGATIYFGSDEAGRQIIEISEAFSRAHDAGLATILWCYLRNNAFKADQDYHLSADLTGQANHLGATIQADILKQKLPVNNGGYTALKFGKTSPLVYEKLTSPHPIDLCRYQVANGYMGRIGLINSGGESKGASDLAEAVRTAVINKRAGGMGLISGRKAFQRPMKDGIELLHKIQDVYLDKQVTVA from the coding sequence ATGGCAAGTTGGATTCAAGAACTGTTGGGTAAAGACGCCGACGGGTTGCTCGGGCATCGCTGCCAGACCATCGCCAAAGACGATTTGCACTTGCCCGGCCCCGACTTCGTCGACCGCATCTTCGTGCCCAGCGACCGCAACTTGCGGGTGCTCAACAACCTGGCGCGGCTGTTCGGCACGGGCCGCCTGGGCGGCAGCGGTTATGTGTCGATCTTGCCGGTCGACCAGGGAATCGAACATTCGGCCGGCGCCTCGTTCGCTGTGAACCCGATCTATTTCGACGCCGAAAGCATCGTGCGGCTGGCCGTCGAGGGCGGTTGCAACGGCGTCGCTTCGACCTTCGGCGTGCTCGGCGCCGTCGCCCGAAAGTATGCCCACAAGATTCCGTTTATCGTGAAGATCAATCACAACGAGCTACTCACCTATCCGAACAAGCACGACCAGATCCTGTTCGGCACGGTCGATCGGGCGGTCGAGATGGGCGCCGCGGCCATCGGCGCCACCATCTACTTCGGCTCCGACGAAGCCGGACGCCAGATCATCGAAATCAGCGAAGCGTTTTCACGGGCACACGACGCCGGACTGGCCACGATCCTCTGGTGCTACCTCCGCAACAACGCCTTCAAGGCCGATCAGGATTATCACTTGTCGGCCGACCTGACCGGGCAGGCGAATCACCTGGGGGCGACCATCCAGGCCGACATCCTCAAGCAAAAACTTCCGGTCAACAACGGCGGCTATACGGCGTTGAAATTCGGTAAGACGTCGCCCTTGGTCTATGAGAAGCTCACGTCGCCGCACCCGATCGACCTCTGCCGCTATCAGGTGGCCAACGGCTACATGGGACGGATCGGGCTGATCAATTCCGGCGGCGAGTCGAAAGGCGCTTCCGACCTGGCCGAGGCGGTCCGCACGGCCGTGATCAACAAGCGGGCCGGCGGCATGGGCCTGATCAGCGGCCGCAAGGCCTTCCAGCGGCCGATGAAAGACGGCATCGAGCTGCTGCACAAGATTCAGGACGTGTACCTGGACAAGCAGGTCACGGTGGCATAA
- a CDS encoding response regulator, with translation MGPFVAVTRKRVSVAMSPDAGGAASGSPLHEGLLRVLIVEDSLDTANVLQTMLRQWGYSSRVCTSAHEALALAPYYEPQVALIDIGLPDMDGWELVRRLQRQGAKVETTFIAVTAHGEEQDFQQSRAAGITYHLVKPAFQSQLRQILDRLAGEP, from the coding sequence ATGGGTCCGTTTGTCGCCGTGACGCGCAAACGCGTCTCCGTCGCCATGTCGCCGGATGCGGGCGGGGCTGCGTCCGGATCGCCGCTTCACGAGGGCTTGCTGCGAGTGCTGATCGTGGAAGACAGCCTCGACACAGCCAACGTGCTGCAGACGATGCTTCGCCAATGGGGGTACTCGTCGCGGGTCTGCACCTCGGCCCACGAGGCCCTGGCGCTGGCGCCGTATTATGAACCGCAGGTCGCGCTGATCGATATCGGCCTGCCCGACATGGACGGTTGGGAACTGGTCCGCCGCTTGCAGCGTCAGGGCGCGAAGGTCGAAACGACGTTCATTGCCGTCACGGCGCACGGCGAGGAGCAGGACTTCCAGCAGTCGCGCGCGGCCGGCATCACCTATCATCTCGTCAAGCCCGCCTTTCAGTCGCAACTGCGGCAAATCCTGGATCGGTTGGCAGGAGAGCCGTGA